The DNA window GTTGGAGGCCGCCACGAACTTGCCCGTGCCGATGAGCGTGAGGAATCCGGGGACGATCGACTGCTTGAGCGAGAGCGACGGCTGGAACGCGAGCAGATTGCCCGACCGCACCGTCAGATTGCCCTCCTCCAGGTCGTAGGAGTTGACGTCGAAGCTGCGGTCCGCGAGCAGCATCTTGCCCTTGCCCTCGGCGACCACCCAGTCCGCGGCGTGCAGCGGCGAGTGGAAGCTGTGGGCGATGAGACGGTCGAGGCGGCCGTGCCCGATGCCGTGGAAGTCGATGTTCCCGTAGTAGGCGATCATCTTCCCCTTCTGCAGGAACCACTGCCCGTCGAGGTCCACGCTGAAGGCGTACGGGTTGACGTTGTCGTCGGCCGGCAGGGTGTGCGCGTCGAAGACGACCGGACCGTTGGCAGTGCTCACAGCTTCTCCTCCGACGCCTGTACGTAGACCGTGCCCTCGCCGGACAGCTCCAGCTGGAATGCCTCCCCGGAGCCGCGCCCCACCATCTCGCGCCAGCCGATGGCGGTGGAGAGCTTGCTGCGGACCTCGCCGCGGTGGGCGACGTAGGCCTGCGGGTCCACGTGGACGGCCCGCTGGTGGCGGATCGGCAGCTCGATGACGCCGCCGTGGGCCATCACGGCGACCGCGCCGTGGCCCTTGAGGGTCGTGGTGAACAGGCCCTGGCCGGTGACCTGGCCGCGGACCATGCCCATGACGCCGCCCTGCGAGCCCATGAACATCGTGCCCTGCCGCAGGGTGCCGTCGAAGGCGAGCAGCCGGTCGGCCTCGACGTAGAGGGTCTCGCCCGACAGTTCGATCACCTGCACGTGGTGGCCGCCGTGGCCGAACATCACCGTGCCGCTGCCCTCCACGGTCATCAGCGGGGTGGCCTCGTTGGCGACGCGGCGGCCGATCATGCCCATCACGCCGCCCTGGCCGCCGGTGATGCTGGGGGTGAAGGAGACGTCGCCCTTGTAGGCGAGCATGGCGCCGCGCTGGCTGAAGAGGCGCTGGCCGGGGGCGATCTGCGCCTCGACCATGCGGGAGTTCAGGGTCCGGAACGGCATCAGACGTCGCCTCCCACGGTGGTGCGCTCGCTCGGCTGCACGTAGACCAGGCCCTCGCCCTCGAAGCGGATCTGGAACGCCTCGCCGGAGCCCTCGCCGATGAACGTGCGGAAGTTGACGCCGGACTGGAAGTGCTGCTTGAGCTTGCCGGTGTGGGCGATGTACGCGCCCGGGTCGACCTGCAGGGGCGTGGACGGGGTCACGCGCAGCACGACGGCCGTGCCGTCGGACATGATCGCCGCCTGTCCCGTGCCCTCGACGGTCGTGGTGAACAGGCCGTTGCCCTGGGAGGCGCCGCGCAGGCCGGTGAAGGTGGTGCCGGTGCGCAGGCCCGCGTCGGCCGCGAGGAGGTTGCTCGCCTCGACGTGGAGCGTCTCGCCGCGCAGGGAGACGAGGTTGATCTCGGTCGCCCGGTCGGCGAAATAGCAGGTGCCGTGTCCTTTCACCTCCATCACTTCCATCTGCTCGCCGGTGAGCCGGCGGGTGACCATGCCGCGCAGGCCGTCCCCGCCACCGGTCATCTTCTTGAAGTTCATGTCGCCCTCGTACGCGATCATCGAGCCGTTCTTGGCCTTGACCGCGTCGCCCGCC is part of the Streptomyces roseifaciens genome and encodes:
- a CDS encoding AIM24 family protein; the encoded protein is MSTANGPVVFDAHTLPADDNVNPYAFSVDLDGQWFLQKGKMIAYYGNIDFHGIGHGRLDRLIAHSFHSPLHAADWVVAEGKGKMLLADRSFDVNSYDLEEGNLTVRSGNLLAFQPSLSLKQSIVPGFLTLIGTGKFVAASNGPVVFVEPPVRVDPQALVGWADCPSPCHHYDHQYLRGVLGGVRAFTGLGGTSGEEHQFEFVGAGTVLLQSTEQLMAEIPTGETPQQEGVPHASPSNQPTTPRMPGQLGDLQRRFGL
- a CDS encoding AIM24 family protein translates to MAQFRLQGSKVLAVDLAGDAVKAKNGSMIAYEGDMNFKKMTGGGDGLRGMVTRRLTGEQMEVMEVKGHGTCYFADRATEINLVSLRGETLHVEASNLLAADAGLRTGTTFTGLRGASQGNGLFTTTVEGTGQAAIMSDGTAVVLRVTPSTPLQVDPGAYIAHTGKLKQHFQSGVNFRTFIGEGSGEAFQIRFEGEGLVYVQPSERTTVGGDV
- a CDS encoding AIM24 family protein; its protein translation is MPFRTLNSRMVEAQIAPGQRLFSQRGAMLAYKGDVSFTPSITGGQGGVMGMIGRRVANEATPLMTVEGSGTVMFGHGGHHVQVIELSGETLYVEADRLLAFDGTLRQGTMFMGSQGGVMGMVRGQVTGQGLFTTTLKGHGAVAVMAHGGVIELPIRHQRAVHVDPQAYVAHRGEVRSKLSTAIGWREMVGRGSGEAFQLELSGEGTVYVQASEEKL